The DNA sequence CATCGAGATGCCGCATGGCCGTCGACGCCCGCCCCGGAATTCCACCAAGCCCGAGGAACATGCATACGTACGAGTAGGGCTCGAATCCGTGATAATGAGGGTAGACAGATCCAGCGTCAGGCAGCTTGCTCCGCCATTGCTCGATCCGCTCCGAGAGAGCAGCGGGAAGCTCGACGCACTTCGTGTCGCGCCAGTACTGGGTGTCCGTACGCGCGGCCAAATAGTAATGAAGAACAAGGAATTCGCGAACACCATCCATACATCGATTGATCACGCGGTTGTAGGAATCTCGCAGGCTCTCCTCCCAGTTCTCGTCAGGGAAGTGCTTCACCAACTGCTCTATGCCATGCTGAATAAAGAAGATCCCGGTTGATTCGAGAGGTTCAACGAACCCACTGGCCAGCCCAATTGCCACACAGTTCCGCGCCCAGCTTCTTCGGCTACGCCCGATGCGCATCCGAATGTGATCGGCCTCCAACCCTTCTGCTGCCGGACCGACGAAGTCACGCAGAGCACGCTCCGCGTCCTCGGGACTGCAGTAATCCGCGGCGTACACATAGCCGGAACCGATCCGACCAAACAGGGGGATGCTCCAGATCCATCCCGCGTCTCGAGCCGTCGCGGTGGTGTATGGCGGCAGATGCCTGCGGTCCTGGTCGGTTGGGACGCGCAAGGCAACCGCCCGATCATTGAGGAGACTCCCCTGATACGACTCAAATGGCTCCCCCATGGCACGACCGAGCAGCAGGCCGGCAAATCCTGTGCAGTCGATGAAGAGATCACCCCCGATGCCGCCATGCGCGCGCGTACGCACGTGACTGATCCAGCCACGATCGTCCTGTAGGACATCCACGACGTCATCGACTACATGGCGGACACCACGCCGA is a window from the Mycobacteroides salmoniphilum genome containing:
- a CDS encoding tryptophan halogenase family protein, which produces MLEDVVIVGGGTAGWMTASYLKVAFGDRITVTVVESGRIGAIGVGEATFSTIRHFFEYLGLEEHEWMPSCCATYKLGIRFQDWRQPGHHFYHPFERQRVVDGFSLTDWWLNNPRSDSFDRDCFLTGTLCDNEKSPRRLDGSLYMATGGEGAAYRTTLSEQEEQFPYAYHFDASLLADFLRDFAVRRGVRHVVDDVVDVLQDDRGWISHVRTRAHGGIGGDLFIDCTGFAGLLLGRAMGEPFESYQGSLLNDRAVALRVPTDQDRRHLPPYTTATARDAGWIWSIPLFGRIGSGYVYAADYCSPEDAERALRDFVGPAAEGLEADHIRMRIGRSRRSWARNCVAIGLASGFVEPLESTGIFFIQHGIEQLVKHFPDENWEESLRDSYNRVINRCMDGVREFLVLHYYLAARTDTQYWRDTKCVELPAALSERIEQWRSKLPDAGSVYPHYHGFEPYSYVCMFLGLGGIPGRASTAMRHLDATRAQREFDLLAQQASRLRDSLPTHHEYLAQMY